The genomic stretch TGGTCACCTTTATGGGTGTACCTAGTTCCCCCTCTGCTCTGCAGTACTAGAAGCTGACGTGAGTTTTGCTTGAATCGTACTCCCACATAAGCTACAAAATGAGGGGCCCACTACAAATAACCCTTTTCTCTATGTGGCTGTGAAGggctaaaaaaataataaaaagtgttaAAGTCTATAACGAATAAGTTGAATTTTTGGGGGATCAAATGTTAGCATTAGGAGGAGGGAAATTGAGGTAATGCTATTGGAGCAAAGAAGCCAGGcctagttattattatttttttttttactttattttttaacaacTATCACATTGTTTCATTAAGACAAATAAAGAAGGGCACTATGACTTAGTAGACTCCCTTCTGAAACTGCCTTTCTTTAAGCCACGATGCAGTTCTTGTCTTTGGTCTGGTGAGGCTTCGCAGGGTGAGATGCCTGGACAGGTGGTGGGGCTGGGGAATTACAGGTTTCGGTTGCAGTGTCCTGGGTGGTCCTGGGCCTGCACAGGTGAGGGGGCAGTGGGATACGTTCCCCTAGGAAGAAGCCATCATCCTCAGACGACTCTGAACTGGGGCTAGAGGGTGAGCTGGAACAAGATCCTGAATCTGAACCTGATCCCAAGTCACATCGATGGTGGACATATCTGCtaggatggtggtggtgatggtggctgCTGTGGCGGCGCTGGTGCCGCCGCCGGCGGCGGCGATGACAGCTGGGGGCCCTGGGTGGGGGGCTTCGTGGTCTTCGGCGCTGGGCTGGAGGTGCACTCAGGGTCCGTCGTGGACCTCCTTCAGACACCAGAGGGTCTCGGAAGCTGACACGCGGGGTACTCTGGCGACCAAAGGCATTATCTGGATGTAGGGCAGGATGGCCAGGGGATTTTGTGGGTGGCTCAGGAGCACTTCGTAGCCCTAGCTCAGGCATAGAATGACGGTGGGGGGCCCCTCTCAGAAAGTGGGAGGGTTCATCAGGACCTgcagctaggaaaaaaaaaaaagatggaagatTACTGGTATCTGCCCTGTTCTGTCTGGCCCTTACTTGAGGGAAGACTTGGGAATGCCTTCTTCCCCCTCTGGGACTGGGAAGTGGAGCAGAGGGTCAGAGGTTGGATACCCCAAAGTTTGACTCTTTGCTGCAGGCTTTGGATGGAAAGAAAGATAGGAAATAAATTAGCATGAGTAGGGTTGTGGTCCATGAATAGGGTGAGGGATTGGCCAGGAGGGGGCATATCAAGGGTTGGAGTAGATTTGGTTTGAGATAGAATGGAGGGGAAGCCTGGGTAGAGGGTGACTAGTTGGAGGAAGTGAGGGTAGCACTTGGGCTCAAGATAGGAAGAGTTGAGGTGTGTTATGGGATCTGGAGGCTCAGGCCGGACCCAGGGTTCAGCAGACAGGTGGAGTTAGGACTAGAGACTAGGCCTGAAATGGCCTGGAGAAGGATGGGCCCAGCAATGTGGGGAGACAGGATGCTGCAGGGCAGCCCAGGAAAGGCAGGGTGGAGGAGACGAGGCTCACCAGACTCTGCCTTCGTACAGGTGCCTTTGCTGGCTGTCTCTGATGTCCCCTCTGCAGCTGAGAAAGAAGCCCGGGAAGCTGTGAGCCGTGCAGTGGCTGTGCTGGCGCTCCAGCTTCGGAGGCTAGGCCCTGGAGTTGTGGTCTCAAATCCAAGGCTGCAGGCCCTTGAGCAGAAGATGAGGCCTCGGCGTGGCAGGAAGGGGCGGCCCAGCAGTGCTCGACCACAATGGCTACAGCAGAAGCAGTGATCTGAAGCATGCCAGTGTTGGCCCTCATAAGCCATCTGGCCCTGGTCCAGGCCTGTGGGGGACCAACATGAGTGGGAAAACTGAGGCAACACTCATAGCCTACCCTTCTTAAGCAGCTCTTTCTTAAGAAGAGGTGTGGGATTTGTGCTAGGGCACCCCGATTTTCCTCCCCATTCCCAAAAGGGGACCTCTCTGGAGAAAACAGATAAAGTGAGATTTGGCCCTCATCTTCCTTATCTTTTGGAGAGGAACTGGCAATggtgtcctctcctttcttatctaGGATGCTCATTTAAAGAGCATACATGGGCACTGAGCTCTAATATGTGGTCATTGGGAGTCCAGTCAGCTTTAGGTAAAAGGCAAATAGAGGCTGGACCTGAAAAGAGGTGTGGATAGTGGGGATGGGACTTAGGTAGGACATGGATTTGGTAGGAAAGAAGCTGGTTTAAGACTGTAGAGTGTTGCCcggtgtggtggtggtgcacgcctataatcccagcactcagggaggcagaagcaggtaatctctgtgagttcgaggccagccttgtctacgaagtgagtccaagacagccaaggctacacagaggaacccctgtcttgaaaacaaacaaaaaagaaggtaGAGTGCCCTAGAAGCTAGGATTTAATGTTAGATGAAGGAGGAAATTAGAAAAGACCAGAGCATAGCTCTGGGCAGTAAAGGCTTTACCTTAGAGTACTAGAATCAGTGGGTGTCTGCACGTGTATTTAGGTGTGTGTTGTGGGCAACTTATGTGTAGGTGGGATTTAGAAAGCATGACATCTAGGCTGGGGAGAATATAACTCAGTGATAGAAAATCTGTTGAACATGTTGGAGGCCCTGGCCCTCAGTCCCATTTCCAGCAccaaaggaagcaaggaaggaagaggaggaggaggaggaggtataAGGGGAGAAGGGGTGAATGGGGCCATGGCATAGCTGTTCATACATCCCTGTGTCCTTTCCCATCACGTTCACCCACCGATGTGTTCCCCACAGCCATCACAGTACTCAGCATGACGGGCCTCATAGCAGGCGCAGCAGTGGGGGCGGCTCTGACGCATGACATATCGCTGCCCTCCTAACGAAGCTTCACACTCGAAACAGCAGAAGTGACCCATGTGCCAGTGTCGGCCCTCGGCCTCTGTACATTCCAGGGAGAAGATGATCTGCAGGGCACAGATCACCCAGGGCTGTCAGAAGAGCTTGCTTCTGGCTCTCTTCACCCTGCCTTCCCACCCCTGACTAGGGAGGCCCAAACCTCATCACATGCTTGACAGCGAGGGCGCAGGCATTCAGCATGGTGGCGCCCACAGTAGACCTTGCCAGCATGATAGAAGTAGATGAGGTCAACCAGCAGCTCCTGGCATGTGGTGCACACAAAGCACTGAGGGTGCCAACAGGCCCCGAGGCCTGCGCGACTGGCAAAGACAGCAATGTCTCCACCTCCAATCTGCTTTCCACACTGCCAAATGACAGACACCATCACAGTCACCAAGATAGTCAGATGAACAGGGTCAGCCAAGCTTGTGATAACTTGGGCCTTTCCTATGGTGAAGCTTTGTATATTTTTTActacagggtctcatgtagcccagggtggttCTGAATTTAATATACAGCgatggctggcctcgaacccctGATTCTCTGGTAACTATCCCCACCTATGGGATACATTTGAGATAGGGCTCACTCATAGGGAAGAGGAGGGAACATAAAGGACTGACTCTGCTCGTGTGGACAAGCCTTAATGACCATGGGTGGCCTTACAGGCAAACCTTTTAGGTAGCATTGGCAAATACTATGGAGGTGCTGTAGAGATAGCCTCCACCCACAGAGGTCTCAGCCAATGGACATTACCAAATAGTTTTAAAGACAGGCCTCCATCGACCAGAGAAGGCCTTGGAGACAAATTCCACCAACTGAGTATGGCTATTCCTCAGACTTCAGGCTCTGGGACTATGTAtcagtttattaatattattatttgttattagtTTGCATCGTTGGAGAtgagcttgtttgttttgaaacaaggcctTACTATGGAGCTTGGGTTGCCCTTTaaacaattctcctgcctcagcctcccaaatgttgagattataggtgtgagccaccatgcttacCCATGGGGGTCAGATTTTAAGAACAAGTCCTGAAGCCTGGTGCAGTGGCatacgtctttaatcccagcacctgggatcCACCGccggtggatctctctgagttccaggacagtcactactacaaaaagaaaccctgtcttgtgctccctcacaaaaaaaaaaagaacaatttctgATCACAACCAAAGAGACATTGCTGTTATCTGTCCTCTGCATCGAGGAGAGGAAAACCCAGAAGTATACATCAAGGTGTTAGAGACAAATTAGACCCAATATTGGTATCTAAGGAACAAATTCTATTCATCCAAGGGCTCTAGAGACGCCCCAGTGGGGTTAAGTGAGTGGTAAGCCTCAGGGTCTTCACTTGCTGAGACACCCTATAGCTCACCTCTTCACAGATGGCCCCAGTAATGGTCACTGGGAAGATTCGAACGATGCCCCGACCCAGGTTCTCCCGTTTTCTCTGCTGGCTGAAGGCTTGcaactctttcttctcctcctcttccagggCTGTGCAGTACTGTGCCTGGGGAGAGAAGGAGTCTTCTAGACCTCATCCATGATGACAGAGTTTACTTCTAGGTCATTGTATATTTGGTGCCTACTATCTGAAATACCCATTCCTCACCTCTTCTCTCAATTCTCAGCTAAATTTGGTCAAGGAGTGTCCCCTTCTGGCTCCTGCTTCTCCAGACCTTTCAGTTCAGCTCAGCTCACCTTTCCGTAGTTGACCCTGCCCATTTATTTCCAGTTGCCCTGAATCTGTCCAGGCTGTACCCCACTCCTGTCATGCTTGTTCTGTCTTCTCTATTCCTCACCTCACTGTCATGTGGAGGTAGCTGGTGCAGCAGCTGCTTTATCCTGTATTTTTCCCCAGGACTGTTGACATAGGGCACCTTGTCCTCTGGAAGGCAACTGAAAAATTGGTAAACCTGGGAGGACATGGAAGGGTGAGAAAAAACAATGACAATTAGGGGTGAGCCAGGATACAATGAAGCCATGGGTCCCTGGTTCTATGGGGAAATTAAAATCATCTGAAGTGCACTCCTCCTGACACAATCCTTGTCCCCAAAGCTCCTGAATGATTGAAGGGACCCATAGGAAAAACCTACAAGGCCTGCTCTCTTCCCTTTATAGCAAAATGTCTCAAAGGAGTTGTGAAAATTCCTGGCCACTGCACTTCCTCTGCTTTCCTTGTATCTTGACCCCACTCCAGTCAGGCTTCTGGCCCTGGCCATCTGCAAAGCTGTTAAGGTCACTGAGGATGTCTGCATTGTAAGAATCATTGTTCAGGTCTTAGTCCTCATTGGTCACACCATCAGCAGTCCAGGCCCCAGCTGATTACTCTCTCTTTCTGAAAACAGTTTCTTCCTTTAGCGTCCAGAATACCACAGAGCcctggtttccttccttccttccttccttcctcactaGCTGTTTTTCTCATCCTTTAAATTGCTCCTCTGTACGCGTACTTTCTTGGCTCTAAGAATCATCTGTTGGCTAAGGTGTCACAAATGCTGCTCTGTGACCTCTCCCCACATCCTAGGTAATGTGGCTATCTAACTAACAGCACAAATTTTTATTCAAATTTGCTCTTGATTGgctttctttttatctctttcccttcctttgcctctctgagATGGGGCTCTTGATATGTAGTTCTTGTGGTTTGGACCTTGCtatttagatcaggctggcctcagcctccttagtgctggcattacaggcatgcactaccataccTAGTTTGCCGTGGTGTTTTtcctgtttggtttttgagatagggtttcactgtgtagtagGCCAATCTggtcttaaattcacagagatcctgcctatctcaacttcccaagtgctgggattaaacactgGGACTTGTTATGCAGTCAAGGCTGGGCTAggtcacatagtgagttccaggccaatcaaGGGATACagagccctgtctcagaaaaatcctccccaaacaacaaaagacagtgTATCCAGAATTGAGGCTGGGAGGCTTcacagctcagtggtagtgcGGTTGCCTGGTATGCGCAAAGGCCCAGTCGTCCAGTCCTAGCACTGTACAGATTTCCAAAAACCAAGCCTCGATCAGCAGTGAGGCACAGTGTTGGCCCAGCTTTCTGCTCACTAGTCCTGTTTCCACTCTCACCACTACAAGCTGTTAGATATACTGTTATATAATAGGACAAGTCACGCCCCTCTTTTCACAATCCTCTTCAACAGCCCCTCACTCAGAGCAAATTCTCTCCATGACCTCCAGTTCCTCTGGCATTTCCTGTAAACACTCTTACTTTGTTCACCCTGATCTTGCCACACTGGCCTCCTCACTTTTTCTCTCACAGACGTGCCAAACACATTCTGCCTCTGGACCTTGGCGTTTCTACTTACTTTGCCTGGACTGTGTCAACCTCAGATTTCTGCAAGGCTCACTTCATCTTCTTCAGGGCAGCCCAGATAGGGCTTGTCTGGGCACTCTATTTATAATCCTGGCCTCCCTCCCATTATTcctgtcagatttcttttttattccataACCCTTATTCTACCGGATGCAAAGTCATCTCTTTccagctgagagttccacatttGAGGGTTTAACTAGCCAAAGATATTTTTAGAAGACCCATATGAACTGTATACCTCTACAcgaagatttcttttcttttcttttttcctatacagggtatctctgtgtaaccctggctatcctggaattagctctgtagaccaggctggcctcaaactcagagatctgcttgcctctgcttcctgcatgctgggattaaaggtatgtgccactactaCCCAGCGacatgcagattttttttcttgccattatcatcatttttttaaaagatagggtcttactattaTCACTGGCTGGCCTGATATTCTCTAAATATACCACATAGTTTTGCATTTATGACTCCTTGCatataatcctcctgcttcagcctccacagagctgggatttcaggcatgtgtcATGACACCCACACCCAGCTATTTTTTTCTCTGgacactatctttttttttttttttttgtggttctgGGCTTGAGTCCaatgccttgtgcatgctaggcatgCTAGGCATGCTCTTCACCACAGAGCTACAGATCTCAGCACAGAAATAATACAACTACTTATTTAGCACTTACAGCGCCATGTATTATATCACGTATAATCTGGAAAAGATTTAACGTGTATGGGAAGATATTCGTAGGTTATATACAAAAATAGTATGCCATTTAATATAAGGTGTGGGTTACATAAAAATACTTTGCATTTTTATGTAAGAGACAGTATTTTTGGATATTTATATTCCCACGTGGAAAAATAAGTGCCAACATATGTGTtttggtgctggggttaaaaccCAGTGTCGTGTGCATGCTAGGGCAAATGCTCTATCCTTAAATCATAACCTCAGCCTTTGTTTTATGGATTCTTTACTGTCCTCAGTGCCTAGAAGTATCTGGCATACAGTAAATGCTCAGTAACAATTGAACAAATCATCAGTGGTGATGTGATTGATTGATAAATGAAGTGTTGAGATACAGCCTTGAGTAAAGGACAGAATAgaaatggggatggagagatagttcagtggtcaGAAGTGCTCTCCTGCTCATCCAGAGAACTGGAatacagttcccagcacacacattacAGCTGACAACCCCTATAACTCCACTTCCAatgaatctaatgccctcttctggactcttagggcacacacacacacacacacacactttaaaaaaggaaaaaaaaaaagaatggaatgaAAAGTCAACAAGACCCACAGGAACTGGCCCAGTGATCACTCAGAACAGAGAGACACTGATATTCGGACCACACTCCAGCATTACTCCATAAATAGGTTTGCACTCAAATGCATATGTGCCTGTATATGTGTGCACCCATTGGAGAATGAGAGTGGGTGGCCAGCCTTTGGTCACCTGCTCTGGCTTAAGGCCAGGGGGTACCCAGGCATACTCCTCTGAAGCACAGCCTGAGTCATCATCAGAAATGGAATGGCGTTGGAAGTCCGAGATGAGCCGGCACATGATGCGTTCTAGGTCCACAGGCACAGCGTGCACCGCATGTTCCTCCCTCGGGCATTTGCAGTGCTGGCAGATCTTTCTGTGAGGGCCAGGATAGGAGTCAATTACTAAGGAGCCATCCACCAAGATCCCTGGGCAGTCCAGGTTCAACCAAAGGGCAGGACATGTAGATTGACACCAAAGGACTCGGAGCTGGGACAGAGCTCTGTGCCTGAGGCCAGGGCTGACAGGAGCTGGGGCTAAGAGCCAAGATCTGATTTCATTTGTGACCAGGCCACAGGGCACTGGCTGTGCCAGGCTCAGCTTCTGGCTGATGACAGGTCTGGAAAACAGGGGCTTACAGGACTCGGGGTTGGGCTATGATACTCGGTACAGGAGATGGAGGGGTGGGTCTTCAGAGTCTGAAGGACTTCTCCCTAACTGTTCCAGCTCTGGTACTTGGGCCAGATTCTCTGGGCAAAAGGCCTGAGAGGGTCCTGACTCAGGGGCTGAGACTGGTATCATAAATCATGGGATTTCCTCAGGTGGGAGATTCTGTGCTCTGTAAGATAACTACTCCTGAAGGCAGGTCTCTGGCTTAGGAGGGTTGGGGGTACTACTGTGAGTCTGTGGGATCAAGGTTTCTTAGATTTTGAGTGCAAGGCTCCAAGAGAACACTGGGTCTGGGAGAAAAGTTCTGAGCCTAAGTAAGGATCTGCGGACAGGGTCTGTGGATTCGGCTAGAAGACAGCTCTAGAGATAGGATTCAGACTTGAGAGAAGACTTTTTTGGGGAGTCAGGGCTGTGGAACACTCCTGGGAACAGGTCTCTTGGGAATGAGTCAGGGGGCGGGGCCCTGGAAAGGACTTTGAGGCTCCTTTCCCAACTGTACTCTCTGTGGGCAGAGCTCAAGCCTTGGGGAGGGTCTCTGACAAAGGCTAGGGTCACTTACCTCCAGCCATGCAGCAGGAAGCCTGGGCACTGTTCCCTGCAGGAATTGCAAGGCTGGCCACGAGCAGGGTCCTCTGCCTCTGGAGGCTGTAGTGGGTGGGAGTAGATGCAAGGAGAAATAAGGTGCGGGAGTAGGGAGGGAGAAGTCAATGCCTGCTCCTCCACTCCCAGACTCACAACCGCAGGCTGGGACCTGTCTCACTGGGGGCAGCGCTGGGCAGGCTGAGACCGCGCCTTGAGCACGGGGGAGGAGGAAACAACCAAACCGGAGGCAGGGCAGTGGAGACCACTTTCCTGTATATTCCTTTTCCAGGGAATTCCCCTGTCTGGGCTGGTATGTCCCTCTGTAGTTCTCAGATAGGTCTGTTAGGGAGAGCCTTCTACCTACCAGAGCAGAATCCCTAATCTGGGCATTCCCTCTCATGTTTCCCTTCAACATCCAGGGCGCCAGCAGCACTCCATTTTCACAGGGTAGGCGTCTGGGAACCCACCTTTCCCGGAGATCCCACATGAACTCTGCCCTTCCCTCAGAAGTTCTGTTGCCCCTCTTCCCAACCCTGCCTCCGTCTCTCCTACCTGAGGAACCGAGGAGTATCTTTAGGACAGCAAAACGTCCCTGTTCCATTCAGAAAGCCTTAGCCCAAGAAATCTTTGCCCTTTACCCTTCAGATTTTGGGACTACTCTCTTCTTTGGTCCGCATTCCACCTTTCTTGGTTAGAGATCTTTCAAAGAAACAGAGAAGCCCTCCTATCTAGGAAGTCAGCTTCCAGACTCCTATGGAAACCTGGAAATCTTCTGAACTTAAACCTTAGTTCATTGATTCTTGTTACCCATAAGTGAAGGAACCCACCACCACTCTCATTCTACAGTGCCCCCATGTTTTCCCCTTGCTTAATCTCAAATCTCAAGACCTTATTCTCTTCACCTTTAGGATTAATTCACAGGAAAGGGGGCGGCCCCAGACTGCAATGGTGTTAAAAGTGTGAGATGTGTTAGGGATTTGAGCCACCATATCTACACGTTTCTGCATCCGAGAGTGTGCTTCAGTCCCAGCTCCCAACTCTGGGAAAGTTAGGGAAGGGAGTTCCCAGACCCATCTTGGGGCACCTCCCCTCTGTTCCTGGTCCCTGCCCCCTCACCTGGGTTTCAGTTCACCCCTGACCCCCACCACTGCCCTGAGCCCTGCTCACCGCACGCCCGGAGCGGCGCCTCCGGGACCCACGCGCGAACATGGCGCGCCTAGACAGAGTCAAGCTCAGCTGGGTCAGGCGGATGGAGTCGGCTGCCACAACGCGTCGGCCCTGGCAGCTCTCTTCCGTAAACTTGACTCCGGGGTGGGAGGAGCACGCCTCTTAGGGCCCGCCCCCAGCCTGTAGTGTCTAAGTCACCGCGGTGGCCCCTATCTGAAGGTGAATGAGTGCCTTGCTGCAAAACCTGCGGTGCCGAGGTTTCTTTCCAGGGCTAGAACCAGAGCAGGGAGTCAGAAGTCTGGGCCTTCAGTGTCCCTCGGTGTCACATTCACACAGCCTTTAGGGCTTGAAAGTTGGAAGTGGGCGGGCTTGAAGTGCAGACATGATGAGAGTGATACACTAGAGTGCTTGTTTGGGTGAATACTGTCGATTTAACTTGAAAGCTTTGGGGGGCAGGGGTCAAAGCCACCTCTTGATCCCTTCCCAGATTTTCTTTTCCTGAGATGAATGTTACAAGAATGGTTCCAACTTCATCTTCAGCCCTGGCTGGTGTTCTATGGCTCTCACCGTCCGGCTAGGCCTATTTCATCTTCAGAGACAGAACTGAGGTTTATGTGAAAGAGACAAAACTCTCTGGCCAGGTACTGGGCAATCCACATCCAGCCATTGTGCACCTTCACTCCCTACACCCTCCCCTCGACCTTAGCCCAAAGAAGTAGGTCTTAGAGCCTTCCTCCCTGTTCACCTATTTTTCTGTCGCCAGGTAGATGTCTGTGTTTCCTGAGGTCACTTCCAGAGCTGGGTCTCTTTCCTGCTCTAGGTACCTCTGGGCCTCCGAGCTAGGAATCAAGTATCCTCAGAACTCAGGCGCCCAAGAGGAGCCTTTAATTAGGCATGAGGTGGCAATGGTTAGACAGACCTTTAATCTTGGGTGCCGAGGAACTCCTTCTGTCCACCTCAACCCCATTATGCAAAACCCTGTTACTTCCTGACCCTTGTCCAGAGAAAAGCTGGGGAGGGGGGAATAGCACTTATCCATTAGTCAGTCAGCCTCTCTATCTGGTAGGTCTCTGGTTTTTCTGCTGAGGCTGAGGCAAGGGAAAGGAGATAGATCCCACAGGACCTGAAGGgttcagaaacaaagaaacaagatctTGTGGAGTCTCTGTAGTTGGAGAGGCCTTGAGGATCTGAGGAGAAAAGCCTTCATTGGGGCCAGGAAGGGTGGTGGCTAAGGGATCAGCGTGAGGACCACACCCTAGGAGGACTCTGTGGCTATCGTTGGGATGACAAACAGTTCTAATGAAGAGTGAGACTCAGAATAAGTTGTAGGCAAGGCTTCAGCAGGATGTTGCCAGGGTCTGAGCTCCCCCTAAGTCTCTTTTTCTTGTTGCCTGCTCTCCCTTCTGCACCCGCCCAAAAAGACAGACTGAGAAATCAGAGACATGTGGACTACTAGATGGTTGAGGAGTTTATTTGGGAGAGGGAAATTTCTCATATTTGTTCTTCCTTGGGGAGGGGGTCTTCAAACAATACCAAAGGGCACAGGAAAGTAGGGGGCCTggagggaagagggtggggccACAGTCAGACAAAATGGCAACACATGATCACAGGCACTACCAATATCACTGACACAGCAGAAGGTACAGGACTGGGGCTCCAGACCCAGCTTCCAAGTATTCTGGGACAACAGGAGTATGGAGGGAGAGGGTAGAGAAAGGGGGAAGACCGTGGGCCAGCCCCACAGACCTGTAGACTCTGTCTTCTGATTATCTAGCTGTCTCCTGGGGGGGGGTGTGAACAAGGGACATTTCTCTCTGAATCATACCCGTTATGTTCCAAACCACAATACTTGGCTAATCCTAGGTTACCTCAATTCCCAGGGGCCAGGAGTATTCCCTCCTACTTTTAATAAAACTCATCTCACAGGTCCTAACCATGGACTCCCACCCAGCGCTCAGGCCTACTGGCCAAACTAcactaaaatgaaaacatattttcttttctgcccATTACAGAAAGGGCTTTCTCTTCTGCAACCACCACACATTCCTCATACTCTTCATATTCCTGTCTGGAATCCTGACCAGGACCTCACCTCCAGCTTAGGTTCATTCCTGAACCCTATTTCTATCCTTGCTCAGGCTCTTTGGAATCAAGCTCTAACTCCTGAATGCTCCAAGACACACCCCTTTTAGAGATGCTGGATCCAACCCAAGCCTGCCCATTCTGGAGTCCACTGTGTTAAAGCCACGCCCCTCCTAGAACCACCCTCCCAGGTTCTATCAAGCCTCATTCCAGAATGCTGTAGACACCACTTTCTTTTTAGGCTGCACATCCAGTATGTCTGGAACTCAACTCTCAG from Meriones unguiculatus strain TT.TT164.6M chromosome X, Bangor_MerUng_6.1, whole genome shotgun sequence encodes the following:
- the Prickle3 gene encoding prickle planar cell polarity protein 3; translated protein: MFARGSRRRRSGRAPPEAEDPARGQPCNSCREQCPGFLLHGWRKICQHCKCPREEHAVHAVPVDLERIMCRLISDFQRHSISDDDSGCASEEYAWVPPGLKPEQVYQFFSCLPEDKVPYVNSPGEKYRIKQLLHQLPPHDSEAQYCTALEEEEKKELQAFSQQRKRENLGRGIVRIFPVTITGAICEECGKQIGGGDIAVFASRAGLGACWHPQCFVCTTCQELLVDLIYFYHAGKVYCGRHHAECLRPRCQACDEIIFSLECTEAEGRHWHMGHFCCFECEASLGGQRYVMRQSRPHCCACYEARHAEYCDGCGEHIGLDQGQMAYEGQHWHASDHCFCCSHCGRALLGRPFLPRRGLIFCSRACSLGFETTTPGPSLRSWSASTATARLTASRASFSAAEGTSETASKGTCTKAESAAGPDEPSHFLRGAPHRHSMPELGLRSAPEPPTKSPGHPALHPDNAFGRQSTPRVSFRDPLVSEGGPRRTLSAPPAQRRRPRSPPPRAPSCHRRRRRRHQRRHSSHHHHHHPSRYVHHRCDLGSGSDSGSCSSSPSSPSSESSEDDGFFLGERIPLPPHLCRPRTTQDTATETCNSPAPPPVQASHPAKPHQTKDKNCIVA